A window from Salvia miltiorrhiza cultivar Shanhuang (shh) chromosome 2, IMPLAD_Smil_shh, whole genome shotgun sequence encodes these proteins:
- the LOC131009191 gene encoding homeobox-DDT domain protein RLT2 isoform X1: MEVDEGSSSGGGGEGGGGGVGVGESVGTAKKNSAEGEAKVKRKMKTPSQLEVLEKTYAIETYPSEALRAELSVKLGLTDRQLQMWFCHRRLKDRKPSAEKRQKKSTITSAVAEFSSGTVPEKVVSSSDVANDSRSGLNLFGNMEQQQQQQQQQQRVAHKAGTAVPRISTELPSMRRYYEPPLAISEQRAIKFVEAQLGEPLRDDGPILGMEFDPLPPGAFGAPIVTSDQQKRAGRSYDAHLYERLDAKPIKGASRVVHEYQFLPEKPSTRTDPYERVPHYYGSPPDVLNSRVPLPTGRPVIRSNEQGASGYLQGQMPSLSLLPQQGRQEAHLSPAPGEVDVGPLTAPVVNTNVDSQLFVHPGSVFDNQITTPERRTVLDPERLERKRKLQAEEARIAKEVEAHEKRIRKELEKQDILRRKKEEQMRKEMERQDRERRKEEERLLREKQREEERCQREQRREMERREKFLQKEYIKAEKMRLKEEMRREKEAARLKAANNRAAARRIAKESMELVEDERLELMEIAALNRGLPSILALDSETLQNLDLLKDKLPEFPPKSVHLKKPFHVQPWSDSEENLGNLLMVWRFLISFADVLGLWPFTLDEFIQALHDTDPRLLGEIHIALLRSIIKDIGDVGRASDPNSAGIPVGGHPHIVEGAYAWGFDLLSWQRHLNPLTWPEVLRQFALSADFGPKLRNSDIKPACFQNDSEGDNGADTISNIRSGVAAENAVSIMQERGFSNSRRSRHRLTPGTVKFAAFHILSLEGSKGLSILEVADKIQRSGLRDLTTSKTPEASISAALSRDTKLFERTAPSTYCVRSPYRKDPDDAEALLSEARERIRVYQNGDVDEEEPDVEKDDLERDQDSESDIGDDPDVDDLDALAKLKESSHSSETSKFEDISGYGNDNSCSELLGTAILKSSSMLTESANEMKDNGTMAVSCVDASGANSQVSAYDLEDNVVDESGPGEPWVQGLTEGEYADLSTEERLNALVALIGVANEGNAIRVALEERLEAANALKKQMWAEAQLDKRRMKEEHIFKSHRAEHVPHGIENRRSPLNIVPMKKESSSANPEFQLVDLNDQQNEEHYINNIATEKNPLMEEFSVVPDNLMLQQSVYAAEKSRSELKAFISHRAEEIYVYRSLPLGQDRRRNRYWQFVASLSRNDPGSGRIFIELPNGVWRLIDSEEGFDALLSSLDVRGTRESHLHSVLQSIGPTFKETARKKSSCLLSGGHDLVDVKKEVKLDSCFRIYSPKGLSYASCSPGPSMPLAANLVNNGAEENDINQRYKDFEWIWKECFASNVFRALKHGSLRQPQLLEICNCCHVLFSWEENHCPFCHRTYSTSKETLNFAEHVAKCRMNQSEEFDDIVFDISLPPRIVLLKVQLATIEASIPSDALESFWSDEYRKSWGRKLHMSLMAKELLQCLTLLEDSIKREFLSVNYETSSEILSSSKVVGCSSRPGVVPIPPWMPLTAPAVALRLMDLDASIYYTYEHEETCQKNGEDGYFNNFSSSYSAFGCSVDNPSQAGSSRLDNCWVDLRNGRSVLKRGRGRPKGPSRTRGGKFQSRAVNAREEPCNANARKDKFTQLPGWRGRTRARGRGSKKGRRSIRSRQKPAPRAIGSVLNKRGGKGIVHDDDTAEVHQEEWNLAATPVEIEGAGNVSSSERSEFDNDNENDNGRASADEFDDLYADGFSGAGSRNFTESVDYGKGDEHGEDADDVDYDDDEYNDEEDDDGVDEREDYFAEGYVNSDYQEEEGNPTAGRERVQNAAGSSDGDSPSSSSSSEYSY, encoded by the exons ATGGAGGTTGATGAagggagcagcagcggcggaggaggagaaggaggtggtggtggtgttgGTGTTGGTGAAAGTGTGGGGACAGCGAAGAAGAACTCGGCGGAGGGAGAGGCAAAGGTGAAGCGCAAAATGAAGACTCCTTCTCAGTTGGAAGTTCTTGAAAAAACATATGCTA TTGAGACATATCCTTCAGAAGCATTGCGAGCAGAGCTCTCTGTTAAATTAGGGCTGACTGATCGGCAGCTGCAAATGTGGTTCTGCCATCGGAGGTTAAAAGACCGGAAGCCATCTGCGGAGAAGAGGCAGAAAAAGAGCACCATAACATCTGCAGTTGCGGAATTCTCTAGTGGGACTGTACCTGAAAAGGTAGTTAGCAGCTCTGATGTGGCAAATGACTCTCGTTCGGGTTTGAACCTCTTTGGGAATatggagcagcagcagcagcagcagcaacagcaacaaCGAGTAGCTCATAAGGCTGGAACTGCTGTCCCGAGGATATCAACAGAATTGCCATCCATGAGGAGATACTATGAACCACCTCTGGCTATCTCCGAACAGAGAGCAATTAAGTTTGTAGAAGCACAGTTAGGGGAACCGCTTAGGGACGATGGGCCCATTCTTGGAATGGAGTTTGATCCATTGCCGCCTGGTGCCTTTGGTGCTCCTATCG TTACATCAGACCAACAGAAACGAGCTGGGCGATCCTATGATGCCCACTTATATGAGAGGTTGGATGCTAAACCAATCAAG GGTGCCTCTAGGGTTGTCCACGAATACCAGTTTCTCCCAGAAAAGCCGTCGACGAGAACTGACCCATATGAACGAGTGCCACATTATTATGGTTCGCCCCCTGATGTTCTGAATTCTCGAGTCCCATTACCCACTGGAAGACCAGTGATACGTAGCAATGAACAAGGAGCATCTGGATATCTTCAAGGTCAAATGCCAAGTTTGAGTCTTTTGCCTCAGCAGGGCAGGCAGGAAGCACACTTATCTCCAGCTCCTGGAGAAGTGGATGTTGGTCCACTAACAGCTCCTGTGGTTAACACGAACGTTGATTCTCAGCTTTTCGTTCACCCAGGTAGTGTATTTGATAATCAGATTACGACACCAGAGAGGCGCACGGTACTCGACCCTGAGAGGTTGGAGAGGAAACGCAAG TTGCAGGCTGAAGAGGCTAGAATAGCCAAAGAAGTTGAAGCTCATGAGAAAAGGATCCGTAAGGAGTTAGAGAAACAAGATATTTTAAGGAGAAAG AAAGAAGAACAAATGAGGAAAGAGATGGAAAGGCAGGACCGGGAACGACGGAAGGAGGAAGAAAGACTGTTGCGTGAAAAGCAGCGTGAAGAGGAGAGATGCCAGAGGGAGCAAAGGCGTGAGATGGAACGAAGGGAGAAATTTTTACAGAAGGAGTACATCAAA GCAGAAAAGATGAGGCTGAAAGAGGAAATGCGCAGGGAGAAGGAAGCTGCAAGGCTCAAAGCTGCTAATAATAGGGCTGCTGCTCGTAGAATAGCCAAGGAATCCATGGAACTGGTTGAAGATGAAAGGTTGGAACTCATGGAAATAGCAGCCTTAAATAGGGGATTACCCTCAATTTTGGCACTTGACAGTGAAACTTTACAGAACCTTGACTTGCTTAAAG ATAAGCTCCCAGAATTTCCGCCCAAGTCGGTGCACTTGAAGAAGCCTTTCCATGTCCAGCCTTGGAGTGACTCGGAGGAGAACCTTGGGAATCTTCTTATG GTTTGGAGATTCTTGATATCTTTTGCTGATGTTCTTGGCCTGTGGCCTTTCACTCTGGATGAATTCATTCAAGCGCTGCATGATACC GACCCAAGGTTGTTGGGTGAGATCCATATAGCTCTTCTGAGATCCATTATAAAAGACATCGGAGATGTTGGCAGAGCATCGGATCCAAATTCTGCTGGCATCCCTGTCGGGGGACATCCACACATTGTTGAAGGG GCATATGCTTGGGGTTTTGACTTGCTTAGCTGGCAGCGTCACCTGAATCCGTTAACTTGGCCTGAAGTATTGCGGCAGTTCGCTCTCTCTGCAGACTTTGGGCCAAAATTAAGGAATTCAGATATCAAACCAGCATGTTTCCAGAATGACAGTGAG GGTGATAATGGTGCAGATACAATATCCAATATACGAAGTGGAGTAGCTGCTGAGAATGCTGTTTCCATTATGCAAGAAAGGGGTTTCTCGAATTCTCGAAGATCCCGGCATCGATTGACTCCCGGAACAGTCAAATTCGCTGCATTTCATATTCTTTCATTGGAGGGAAGTAAGGGACTTTCGATATTGGAAGTTGCTGACAAGATTCAG AGATCTGGTCTCAGGGATCTCACAACAAGTAAAACTCCAGAAGCATCTATTTCTGCTGCTCTGTCAAGGGATACAAAACTGTTTGAGAGAACAGCTCCTTCAACTTATTGTGTACGCTCTCCTTATCGGAAGGATCCTGATGATGCAGAGGCGCTTCTCTCTGAAGCTAGGGAGAGAATTCGGGTGTATCAAAATGGAGATGTTGATGAAGAAGAACCAGATGTTGAAAAGGATGATCTTGAAAGAGATCAAGACTCTGAAAGTGATATTGGGGATGATCCTGATGTTGATGACTTGGATGCTTTGGCCAAGTTAAAGGAATCTTCTCATTCCAGCGAAACAAGCAAATTTGAAGATATCTCTGGATATGGCAACGACAATTCCTGTAGTGAGTTGTTGGGAACTGCAATCTTGAAAAGCAGTTCAATGTTGACTGAATCAGCTAATGAGATGAAAGATAATGGAACAATGGCTGTCTCATGTGTCGATGCTTCTGGGGCTAACTCTCAGGTGTCCGCTTATGATCTTGAAGACAATGTAGTTGATGAATCTGGTCCTGGAGAACCATGGGTTCAGGGACTTACTGAAGGAGAGTATGCAGATCTCAGCACTGAAGAGCGTCTAAATGCTCTTGTTGCCTTGATTGGTGTAGCAAATGAAGGAAATGCAATCCGTGTCGCCTTGGAG GAACGGTTGGAAGCTGCAAATGCATTAAAGAAGCAAATGTGGGCTGAGGCACAACTTGATAAGCGTCGAATGAAAGAGGAGCATATTTTTAAATCACACAGAGCTGAACATGTTCCTCATGGTATTGAGAACAGGAGAAGTCCATTAAATATTGTTCCTATGAAAAAAGAGTCCTCATCTGCAAACCCTGAGTTCCAGCTGGTTGACTTGAATGATCAACAGAACGAAGAACATTATATTAATAACATTGCTACCGAAAAGAATCCTCTAATGGAAGAATTTTCTGTAGTTCCTGACAACTTGATGCTTCAGCAATCTGTGTATGCTGCTGAAAAGTCACGATCAGAGCTGAAAGCTTTTATTAGTCATAGGGCTGAGGAGATCTATGTATATAGGTCCTTGCCACTCGGACAGGACCGGAGGCGCAATCGATACTGGCAGTTTGTTGCATCACTATCTCGAAATGATCCTGGATCTGGTAGAATATTTATCGAGTTACCAAATGGTGTTTGGAGGCTTATTGATTCCGAAGAG GGGTTCGATGCTCTGTTATCATCTTTGGATGTCCGTGGAACGAGAGAATCTCATTTGCATTCAGTATTGCAAAGTATTGGGCCAACTTTTAAAGAAACTGCTAGGAAAAAATCATCTTGTTTACTTTCTGGTGGACATGACCTTGTTGACGTCAAGAAGGAAGTTAAGCTTGACTCGTGTTTTCGTATATATAGTCCGAAGGGATTATCCTATGCATCATGTTCACCAGGACCATCGATGCCACTCGCTGCAAATCTTGTAAATAATGGAGCCGAGGAGAATGATATAAATCAAAGATACAAGGACTTTGAGTGGATATGGAAAGAATGCTTTGCTTCGAATGTATTCCGAGCACTGAAGCATGGCTCACTACGGCAGCCACAGCTGCTGGAAATTTGCAATTGCTGCCATGTCTTGTTCTCATGGGAGGAAAATCACTGCCCTTTTTGTCATAGAACTTACAGCACTTCCAAGGAAACTTTGAATTTTGCAGAGCATGTTGCTAAATGCAGAATGAACCAGAGTGAAGAGTTTGACGACATCGTATTTGACATCTCTCTTCCCCCGAGAATCGTATTGCTGAAAGTTCAATTAGCTACAATTGAG GCATCTATTCCCTCAGATGCTCTCGAATCCTTCTGGTCAGACGAATACAGAAAATCTTGGGGCAGGAAGTTGCATATGTCATTGATGGCTAAAGAGCTTCTTCAG TGCTTGACGTTGCTGGAAGATAGCATCAAGAGGGAATTTTTGTCGGTGAATTACGAGACCTCCTCTGAGATATTGAGTTCCTCCAAAGTCGTAGGATGTTCATCGAGACCTGGAGTGGTTCCGATACCTCCATGGATGCCTCTTACTGCGCCTGCCGTGGCTTTAAGGCTCATGGATCTCGATGCATCCATCTACTATACGTACGAGCATGAGGAAACTTGTCAGAAAAACGGCGAAGATGGGTATTTCAAT AACTTCTCGTCGTCGTATTCTGCATTCGGGTGTTCGGTGGATAATCCTTCACAAGCTGGATCGTCTCGACTGGATAACTGCTGGGTTGATCTCCGTAATGGCCGCTCCGTCCTCAAGCGAGGCCGGGGGCGCCCAAAAGGTCCGAGCCGCACTCGTGGAGGAAAATTTCAGAGTAGGGCGGTCAACGCTCGAGAGGAACCATGTAACGCGAATGCAAGAAAGGACAAATTTACTCAGCTGCCGGGTTGGAGAGGGCGGACACGTGCACGAGGTAGAGGCAGTAAGAAAGGCCGTCGCTCCATTAGAAGCCGGCAAAAGCCTGCTCCGAGAGCGATTGGGAGTGTTCTCAACAAAAGAGGCGGCAAGGGCATCGTCCACGACGACGATACCGCAGAGGTACACCAAGAGGAGTGGAATTTGGCAGCGACGCCGGTCGAAATCGAGGGTGCCGGAAACGTTAGCAGTTCCGAAAGATCGGAGTTCGATAATGATAACGAGAACGACAATGGTCGAGCATCGGCAGACGAATTTGACGACCTTTATGCGGATGGATTTTCCGGTGCCGGGAGTCGGAATTTTACCGAGAGTGTCGATTACGGGAAAGGCGATGAGCATGGCGAAGATGCggatgatgttgattatgacgACGACGAATACAATGATGAGGAAGACGATGATGGCGTGGATGAACGCGAAGACTACTTTGCCGAAGGATACGTCAACAGTGACTATCAAGAAGAAGAGGGAAACCCGACCGCAGGCAGAGAGCGAGTTCAGAACGCGGCGGGGAGCTCCGATGGGGACTCACCGTCGTCGTCGTCTTCCTCCGAGTACAGTTACTAA
- the LOC131009191 gene encoding homeobox-DDT domain protein RLT2 isoform X2, with product MEVDEGSSSGGGGEGGGGGVGVGESVGTAKKNSAEGEAKVKRKMKTPSQLEVLEKTYAIETYPSEALRAELSVKLGLTDRQLQMWFCHRRLKDRKPSAEKRQKKSTITSAVAEFSSGTVPEKVVSSSDVANDSRSGLNLFGNMEQQQQQQQQQQRVAHKAGTAVPRISTELPSMRRYYEPPLAISEQRAIKFVEAQLGEPLRDDGPILGMEFDPLPPGAFGAPIVTSDQQKRAGRSYDAHLYERLDAKPIKGASRVVHEYQFLPEKPSTRTDPYERVPHYYGSPPDVLNSRVPLPTGRPVIRSNEQGASGYLQGQMPSLSLLPQQGRQEAHLSPAPGEVDVGPLTAPVVNTNVDSQLFVHPGSVFDNQITTPERRTVLDPERLERKRKAEEARIAKEVEAHEKRIRKELEKQDILRRKKEEQMRKEMERQDRERRKEEERLLREKQREEERCQREQRREMERREKFLQKEYIKAEKMRLKEEMRREKEAARLKAANNRAAARRIAKESMELVEDERLELMEIAALNRGLPSILALDSETLQNLDLLKDKLPEFPPKSVHLKKPFHVQPWSDSEENLGNLLMVWRFLISFADVLGLWPFTLDEFIQALHDTDPRLLGEIHIALLRSIIKDIGDVGRASDPNSAGIPVGGHPHIVEGAYAWGFDLLSWQRHLNPLTWPEVLRQFALSADFGPKLRNSDIKPACFQNDSEGDNGADTISNIRSGVAAENAVSIMQERGFSNSRRSRHRLTPGTVKFAAFHILSLEGSKGLSILEVADKIQRSGLRDLTTSKTPEASISAALSRDTKLFERTAPSTYCVRSPYRKDPDDAEALLSEARERIRVYQNGDVDEEEPDVEKDDLERDQDSESDIGDDPDVDDLDALAKLKESSHSSETSKFEDISGYGNDNSCSELLGTAILKSSSMLTESANEMKDNGTMAVSCVDASGANSQVSAYDLEDNVVDESGPGEPWVQGLTEGEYADLSTEERLNALVALIGVANEGNAIRVALEERLEAANALKKQMWAEAQLDKRRMKEEHIFKSHRAEHVPHGIENRRSPLNIVPMKKESSSANPEFQLVDLNDQQNEEHYINNIATEKNPLMEEFSVVPDNLMLQQSVYAAEKSRSELKAFISHRAEEIYVYRSLPLGQDRRRNRYWQFVASLSRNDPGSGRIFIELPNGVWRLIDSEEGFDALLSSLDVRGTRESHLHSVLQSIGPTFKETARKKSSCLLSGGHDLVDVKKEVKLDSCFRIYSPKGLSYASCSPGPSMPLAANLVNNGAEENDINQRYKDFEWIWKECFASNVFRALKHGSLRQPQLLEICNCCHVLFSWEENHCPFCHRTYSTSKETLNFAEHVAKCRMNQSEEFDDIVFDISLPPRIVLLKVQLATIEASIPSDALESFWSDEYRKSWGRKLHMSLMAKELLQCLTLLEDSIKREFLSVNYETSSEILSSSKVVGCSSRPGVVPIPPWMPLTAPAVALRLMDLDASIYYTYEHEETCQKNGEDGYFNNFSSSYSAFGCSVDNPSQAGSSRLDNCWVDLRNGRSVLKRGRGRPKGPSRTRGGKFQSRAVNAREEPCNANARKDKFTQLPGWRGRTRARGRGSKKGRRSIRSRQKPAPRAIGSVLNKRGGKGIVHDDDTAEVHQEEWNLAATPVEIEGAGNVSSSERSEFDNDNENDNGRASADEFDDLYADGFSGAGSRNFTESVDYGKGDEHGEDADDVDYDDDEYNDEEDDDGVDEREDYFAEGYVNSDYQEEEGNPTAGRERVQNAAGSSDGDSPSSSSSSEYSY from the exons ATGGAGGTTGATGAagggagcagcagcggcggaggaggagaaggaggtggtggtggtgttgGTGTTGGTGAAAGTGTGGGGACAGCGAAGAAGAACTCGGCGGAGGGAGAGGCAAAGGTGAAGCGCAAAATGAAGACTCCTTCTCAGTTGGAAGTTCTTGAAAAAACATATGCTA TTGAGACATATCCTTCAGAAGCATTGCGAGCAGAGCTCTCTGTTAAATTAGGGCTGACTGATCGGCAGCTGCAAATGTGGTTCTGCCATCGGAGGTTAAAAGACCGGAAGCCATCTGCGGAGAAGAGGCAGAAAAAGAGCACCATAACATCTGCAGTTGCGGAATTCTCTAGTGGGACTGTACCTGAAAAGGTAGTTAGCAGCTCTGATGTGGCAAATGACTCTCGTTCGGGTTTGAACCTCTTTGGGAATatggagcagcagcagcagcagcagcaacagcaacaaCGAGTAGCTCATAAGGCTGGAACTGCTGTCCCGAGGATATCAACAGAATTGCCATCCATGAGGAGATACTATGAACCACCTCTGGCTATCTCCGAACAGAGAGCAATTAAGTTTGTAGAAGCACAGTTAGGGGAACCGCTTAGGGACGATGGGCCCATTCTTGGAATGGAGTTTGATCCATTGCCGCCTGGTGCCTTTGGTGCTCCTATCG TTACATCAGACCAACAGAAACGAGCTGGGCGATCCTATGATGCCCACTTATATGAGAGGTTGGATGCTAAACCAATCAAG GGTGCCTCTAGGGTTGTCCACGAATACCAGTTTCTCCCAGAAAAGCCGTCGACGAGAACTGACCCATATGAACGAGTGCCACATTATTATGGTTCGCCCCCTGATGTTCTGAATTCTCGAGTCCCATTACCCACTGGAAGACCAGTGATACGTAGCAATGAACAAGGAGCATCTGGATATCTTCAAGGTCAAATGCCAAGTTTGAGTCTTTTGCCTCAGCAGGGCAGGCAGGAAGCACACTTATCTCCAGCTCCTGGAGAAGTGGATGTTGGTCCACTAACAGCTCCTGTGGTTAACACGAACGTTGATTCTCAGCTTTTCGTTCACCCAGGTAGTGTATTTGATAATCAGATTACGACACCAGAGAGGCGCACGGTACTCGACCCTGAGAGGTTGGAGAGGAAACGCAAG GCTGAAGAGGCTAGAATAGCCAAAGAAGTTGAAGCTCATGAGAAAAGGATCCGTAAGGAGTTAGAGAAACAAGATATTTTAAGGAGAAAG AAAGAAGAACAAATGAGGAAAGAGATGGAAAGGCAGGACCGGGAACGACGGAAGGAGGAAGAAAGACTGTTGCGTGAAAAGCAGCGTGAAGAGGAGAGATGCCAGAGGGAGCAAAGGCGTGAGATGGAACGAAGGGAGAAATTTTTACAGAAGGAGTACATCAAA GCAGAAAAGATGAGGCTGAAAGAGGAAATGCGCAGGGAGAAGGAAGCTGCAAGGCTCAAAGCTGCTAATAATAGGGCTGCTGCTCGTAGAATAGCCAAGGAATCCATGGAACTGGTTGAAGATGAAAGGTTGGAACTCATGGAAATAGCAGCCTTAAATAGGGGATTACCCTCAATTTTGGCACTTGACAGTGAAACTTTACAGAACCTTGACTTGCTTAAAG ATAAGCTCCCAGAATTTCCGCCCAAGTCGGTGCACTTGAAGAAGCCTTTCCATGTCCAGCCTTGGAGTGACTCGGAGGAGAACCTTGGGAATCTTCTTATG GTTTGGAGATTCTTGATATCTTTTGCTGATGTTCTTGGCCTGTGGCCTTTCACTCTGGATGAATTCATTCAAGCGCTGCATGATACC GACCCAAGGTTGTTGGGTGAGATCCATATAGCTCTTCTGAGATCCATTATAAAAGACATCGGAGATGTTGGCAGAGCATCGGATCCAAATTCTGCTGGCATCCCTGTCGGGGGACATCCACACATTGTTGAAGGG GCATATGCTTGGGGTTTTGACTTGCTTAGCTGGCAGCGTCACCTGAATCCGTTAACTTGGCCTGAAGTATTGCGGCAGTTCGCTCTCTCTGCAGACTTTGGGCCAAAATTAAGGAATTCAGATATCAAACCAGCATGTTTCCAGAATGACAGTGAG GGTGATAATGGTGCAGATACAATATCCAATATACGAAGTGGAGTAGCTGCTGAGAATGCTGTTTCCATTATGCAAGAAAGGGGTTTCTCGAATTCTCGAAGATCCCGGCATCGATTGACTCCCGGAACAGTCAAATTCGCTGCATTTCATATTCTTTCATTGGAGGGAAGTAAGGGACTTTCGATATTGGAAGTTGCTGACAAGATTCAG AGATCTGGTCTCAGGGATCTCACAACAAGTAAAACTCCAGAAGCATCTATTTCTGCTGCTCTGTCAAGGGATACAAAACTGTTTGAGAGAACAGCTCCTTCAACTTATTGTGTACGCTCTCCTTATCGGAAGGATCCTGATGATGCAGAGGCGCTTCTCTCTGAAGCTAGGGAGAGAATTCGGGTGTATCAAAATGGAGATGTTGATGAAGAAGAACCAGATGTTGAAAAGGATGATCTTGAAAGAGATCAAGACTCTGAAAGTGATATTGGGGATGATCCTGATGTTGATGACTTGGATGCTTTGGCCAAGTTAAAGGAATCTTCTCATTCCAGCGAAACAAGCAAATTTGAAGATATCTCTGGATATGGCAACGACAATTCCTGTAGTGAGTTGTTGGGAACTGCAATCTTGAAAAGCAGTTCAATGTTGACTGAATCAGCTAATGAGATGAAAGATAATGGAACAATGGCTGTCTCATGTGTCGATGCTTCTGGGGCTAACTCTCAGGTGTCCGCTTATGATCTTGAAGACAATGTAGTTGATGAATCTGGTCCTGGAGAACCATGGGTTCAGGGACTTACTGAAGGAGAGTATGCAGATCTCAGCACTGAAGAGCGTCTAAATGCTCTTGTTGCCTTGATTGGTGTAGCAAATGAAGGAAATGCAATCCGTGTCGCCTTGGAG GAACGGTTGGAAGCTGCAAATGCATTAAAGAAGCAAATGTGGGCTGAGGCACAACTTGATAAGCGTCGAATGAAAGAGGAGCATATTTTTAAATCACACAGAGCTGAACATGTTCCTCATGGTATTGAGAACAGGAGAAGTCCATTAAATATTGTTCCTATGAAAAAAGAGTCCTCATCTGCAAACCCTGAGTTCCAGCTGGTTGACTTGAATGATCAACAGAACGAAGAACATTATATTAATAACATTGCTACCGAAAAGAATCCTCTAATGGAAGAATTTTCTGTAGTTCCTGACAACTTGATGCTTCAGCAATCTGTGTATGCTGCTGAAAAGTCACGATCAGAGCTGAAAGCTTTTATTAGTCATAGGGCTGAGGAGATCTATGTATATAGGTCCTTGCCACTCGGACAGGACCGGAGGCGCAATCGATACTGGCAGTTTGTTGCATCACTATCTCGAAATGATCCTGGATCTGGTAGAATATTTATCGAGTTACCAAATGGTGTTTGGAGGCTTATTGATTCCGAAGAG GGGTTCGATGCTCTGTTATCATCTTTGGATGTCCGTGGAACGAGAGAATCTCATTTGCATTCAGTATTGCAAAGTATTGGGCCAACTTTTAAAGAAACTGCTAGGAAAAAATCATCTTGTTTACTTTCTGGTGGACATGACCTTGTTGACGTCAAGAAGGAAGTTAAGCTTGACTCGTGTTTTCGTATATATAGTCCGAAGGGATTATCCTATGCATCATGTTCACCAGGACCATCGATGCCACTCGCTGCAAATCTTGTAAATAATGGAGCCGAGGAGAATGATATAAATCAAAGATACAAGGACTTTGAGTGGATATGGAAAGAATGCTTTGCTTCGAATGTATTCCGAGCACTGAAGCATGGCTCACTACGGCAGCCACAGCTGCTGGAAATTTGCAATTGCTGCCATGTCTTGTTCTCATGGGAGGAAAATCACTGCCCTTTTTGTCATAGAACTTACAGCACTTCCAAGGAAACTTTGAATTTTGCAGAGCATGTTGCTAAATGCAGAATGAACCAGAGTGAAGAGTTTGACGACATCGTATTTGACATCTCTCTTCCCCCGAGAATCGTATTGCTGAAAGTTCAATTAGCTACAATTGAG GCATCTATTCCCTCAGATGCTCTCGAATCCTTCTGGTCAGACGAATACAGAAAATCTTGGGGCAGGAAGTTGCATATGTCATTGATGGCTAAAGAGCTTCTTCAG TGCTTGACGTTGCTGGAAGATAGCATCAAGAGGGAATTTTTGTCGGTGAATTACGAGACCTCCTCTGAGATATTGAGTTCCTCCAAAGTCGTAGGATGTTCATCGAGACCTGGAGTGGTTCCGATACCTCCATGGATGCCTCTTACTGCGCCTGCCGTGGCTTTAAGGCTCATGGATCTCGATGCATCCATCTACTATACGTACGAGCATGAGGAAACTTGTCAGAAAAACGGCGAAGATGGGTATTTCAAT AACTTCTCGTCGTCGTATTCTGCATTCGGGTGTTCGGTGGATAATCCTTCACAAGCTGGATCGTCTCGACTGGATAACTGCTGGGTTGATCTCCGTAATGGCCGCTCCGTCCTCAAGCGAGGCCGGGGGCGCCCAAAAGGTCCGAGCCGCACTCGTGGAGGAAAATTTCAGAGTAGGGCGGTCAACGCTCGAGAGGAACCATGTAACGCGAATGCAAGAAAGGACAAATTTACTCAGCTGCCGGGTTGGAGAGGGCGGACACGTGCACGAGGTAGAGGCAGTAAGAAAGGCCGTCGCTCCATTAGAAGCCGGCAAAAGCCTGCTCCGAGAGCGATTGGGAGTGTTCTCAACAAAAGAGGCGGCAAGGGCATCGTCCACGACGACGATACCGCAGAGGTACACCAAGAGGAGTGGAATTTGGCAGCGACGCCGGTCGAAATCGAGGGTGCCGGAAACGTTAGCAGTTCCGAAAGATCGGAGTTCGATAATGATAACGAGAACGACAATGGTCGAGCATCGGCAGACGAATTTGACGACCTTTATGCGGATGGATTTTCCGGTGCCGGGAGTCGGAATTTTACCGAGAGTGTCGATTACGGGAAAGGCGATGAGCATGGCGAAGATGCggatgatgttgattatgacgACGACGAATACAATGATGAGGAAGACGATGATGGCGTGGATGAACGCGAAGACTACTTTGCCGAAGGATACGTCAACAGTGACTATCAAGAAGAAGAGGGAAACCCGACCGCAGGCAGAGAGCGAGTTCAGAACGCGGCGGGGAGCTCCGATGGGGACTCACCGTCGTCGTCGTCTTCCTCCGAGTACAGTTACTAA